In a single window of the Salvelinus fontinalis isolate EN_2023a unplaced genomic scaffold, ASM2944872v1 scaffold_0410, whole genome shotgun sequence genome:
- the LOC129845949 gene encoding protein BCCIP homolog: MASSAKRRAVGMGENPADSEDNSSDEGLEDDVDSAENNSGSEEEINEEVIVDFEAHTITHNDYNGVKKLLQQLFLKARVNTSELTDLLIQQNHIGSVIRQAEVPEDSDDDEDPADEVFGFISMLNLTERKGVQCVEEVKDLILGQCEKSCPHSVTDDLEKVLNDTSKPVGLLLSERFINVPPQIALPLHKQLQEEMAEAQSSNKPSGKCHYCLMISKTYKDPSKTRGAPPKDELTFVNAEEEFFYEQATMKFHYSVQEETDSVLSGRWSFDDVPMKPQRTVMLIPADRMSAIMDKLKEYLTV; encoded by the exons ATGGCTTCTTCAGCGAAAAGACGAGCAGTtggaatgggagaaaatcccgcTGATAGTGAGGATAACAGCTCTGATGAAGGATTGGAAGACGACGTTGATTCAGCAGAGAATAACAGCGGATCAGAAGAGGAGATCAATGAA GAGGTCATTGTAGACTTTGAGGCCCATACCATTACTCACAATGACTACAATGGGGTCAAGAAACTCCTGCAACAGCTGTTTCTGAAGGCTCGTGTCAATACATCCGAGTTGACCGATCTCCTCATCCAGCAGAATCATATTGGAAGCGTCATCAGG CAAGCAGAAGTGCCAGAGGACAGTGATGATGACGAGGATCCAGCTGATGAGGTGTTTGGTTTCATCAGCATGCTCAACCTCACTGAGAGAAAG GGTGTCCAGTGTGTGGAGGAGGTAAAGGATCTGATCCTGGGTCAGTGTGAGAAGAGTTGTCCCCATAGTGTGACAGACGATCTGGAGAAGGTCCTCAACGACACCAGTAAGCCTGTAGGACTGCTGCTCAGCGAGAGGTTCATCAACGTGCCCCCACAGATCGCCCTGCCCCTCCACAAACAGCTACA GGAGGAGATGGCAGAAGCCCAGAGCAGCAACAAGCCCAGTGGGAAGTGTCATTACTGCCTGATGATCAGTAAGACCTACAAGGATCCCTCCAAGACCAGAGGAGCACCGCCTAAAGACGAGCTCACGTTCGTCAACGCAGAGGAGGAGTTCTTCTATGAG CAAGCCACCATGAAGTTCCACTACTCGGTGCAGGAGGAGACGGACAGTGTTCTGAGTGGGCGGTGGTCCTTCGACGACGTCCCCATGAAGCCGCAGCGTACCGTGATGCTCATCCCGGCAGACAGGATGTCAGCCATCATGGACAAGCTCAAAGAATACCTGACCGTGTGA